Proteins encoded in a region of the Uloborus diversus isolate 005 chromosome 1, Udiv.v.3.1, whole genome shotgun sequence genome:
- the LOC129217910 gene encoding histidine-rich glycoprotein-like: MRFSMKAGVLFFMLAVYFVAADPIPEPEPEPGYGHHGEEKKVIVIKDQTEHHHHHHHHHHHKHGHDHKHGHEHKHDHSHGHEHKHDHKHGHDHKHDHSHGHDHKHDHKHDHDHKHGHDHHHAHKHGHDHKHHHGHHHSHDHKHGHDHKHGHDHKHSHGHSHDHKHGHNHLHKHGHDHSHHHGHHHDHKHGHDHKHGHDHKHHHGHSHAHKHGHDHHHSHGHHHAHKHGHDHKHGHDHKHSHGHNHHHGHDHKHHHGHDHKHGHSHHHGHDHKHGHSHHHGHDHKHGHNHHHGHDHKHGHHHGHHHGHKHGHHHGHHHGHHHGHHHGHHHGHHHGHGHSYGGHGNGGHSLGGYSYGGLGDHHGFSFGHGYDFKI, encoded by the exons atgcGATTCAGCATGAAGGCTGGCGTATTGTTTTTCATGTTAGCGGTGTACTTCGTTGCCGCTGACCCTATCCCTGAACCAGAGCCAGAACCAGGATA TGGTCATCatggagaggaaaaaaaagtgattgtCATCAAAGATCAAACGGAGCATCATCATCATCACCACCACCACCATCATCATAAACATGGTCATGATCACAAACACGGCCATGAACACAAGCATGATCACAGTCATGGGCATGAGCACAAACATGATCATAAACACGGACATGATCACAAGCATGATCATAGCCATGGGCATGACCACAAACATGATCATAAACACGACCATGATCACAAACACGGGCATGATCATCATCATGCTCACAAGCATGGTCATGATCATAAACACCATCATGGACATCATCATAGTCATGACCATAAACATGGACATGACCATAAACATGGTCATGATCATAAGCACAGCCATGGACATAGCCATGATCATAAACATGGTCACAACCACTTACATAAACATGGACATGACCACAGTCATCACCACGGACATCATCATGACCACAAACATGGTCATGATCACAAGCACGGCCATGATCACAAGCACCACCATGGACACAGTCACGCCCACAAGCATGGTCATGATCACCATCACAGCCATGGACATCATCATGCTCATAAACATGGTCATGATCATAAACACGGTCATGATCACAAACATAGCCATGGACACAATCACCATCATGGACATGATCACAAACATCACCACGGACATGATCACAAACACGGACACAGTCACCACCATGGACATGATCACAAGCACGGACACAGTCACCACCATGGACATGACCACAAACACGGACACAATCACCACCATGGACATGATCATAAACACGGACATCACCACGGCCATCATCACGGACACAAGCACGGGCATCATCATGGACACCACCATGGACATCACCATGGACACCATCACGGTCATCATCATGGACATCACCACGGACATGGACATAGCTACGGAGGTCATGGCAATGGTGGTCACAGCCTTGGTGGATACAGCTACGGTGGCCTTGGTGATCATCATGGTTTCTCCTTCGGACACGGCTACGACTTCAAAATATAA